The following coding sequences lie in one Arachis ipaensis cultivar K30076 chromosome B05, Araip1.1, whole genome shotgun sequence genomic window:
- the LOC107642301 gene encoding serine hydroxymethyltransferase, mitochondrial (The sequence of the model RefSeq protein was modified relative to this genomic sequence to represent the inferred CDS: added 108 bases not found in genome assembly) produces MAMAMALLRRLSSSMDKPLRPLFSAGTTVYYKSSLPDEAVYDKEKSRVSWPKQLNASLEEVDPEIADIIELEKARQWKGLELIPSENFTSVSVMEAVGSIMTNKYSEGYPGARYYGGNEYIDMAETLCQKRALEAFRLDPAKWGVNVQPLSGSPANFHVYTALLKPHERIMALDLPHGGHLSHGYQTDTKKISAVSIFFETMPYRLNESTGYIDYDQLETTATLFRPKLIVAGASAYARLYDYARIRKVCDKHKAVLLADMAHISGLVAAGVIPSPFDYADIVTTTTHKSLRGPRGAMIFFRKGVKEINKQGKEVLYDYEDKINQAVFPGLQGGPHNHTITGLAVALKQATTLEYKAYQEQVLSNCSKFAQALSERGYELVSGGTENHLVLVNLKNKGIDGSRVEKVLEAVHIAANKNTVPGDVSAMVPGGIRMGTPALTSRGFVEEDFVKVAEFFDAAVNLAVKIKAESKGTKLKDFLATIQSSTYFQTEIAKLRHDVEEYAKQFPTIGFDKATMKYKN; encoded by the exons ATGGCAATGGCAATGGCGCTTCTTCGCAGGCTTTCGTCTTCCATGGACAAGCCTTTACGTCCTCTCTTCAGTGCAGGCACCACTGTTTACTACAAG TCCTCTTTACCTGATGAAGCTGTTTACGACAAAGAAAAATCCCGAGTTTCG TGGCCAAAGCAATTGAATGCTTCACTTGAGGAAGTTGATCCTGAGATTGCTGATATAATTGAGCTAGAGAAAGCTAGACAATGGAAG GGGCTGGAACTCATACCCTCAGAAAATTTCACCTCTGTCTCTGTGATGGAAGCTGTAGGGTCTATCATGACAAACAAATACAGTGAGGGATATCCTGGTGCCAGATACTATGGTGGAAATGA GTATATTGACATGGCTGAAACACTATGCCAGAAGCGTGCCTTGGAAGCGTTCCGGTTGGATCCGGCGAAATGGGGAG TAAATGTGCAACCTCTGTCTGGTTCACCTGCAAATTTTCATGTGTATACCGCATTGCTGAAACCTCACGAGCGAATCATGGCGCTTGACCTTCCTCATGGAGGGCATCTTTCTCATGGATACCAG ACTGATACCAAAAAGATTTCTGCAGTCTCTATATTTTTTGAGACAATGCCATACAGACTGAATGAAAGCACAGGATATATCGACTATGACCAG TTGGAGACAACGGCTACACTTTTCAGGCCAAAACTAATAGTTGCTGGAGCAAGTGCTTATGCACGTCTGTATGATTATGCACGCATCCGCAAG GTGTGTGATAAACATAAGGCTGTGCTGCTGGCAGATATGGCACACATCAGTGGATTGGTTGCAGCTGGTGTTATCCCATCCCCTTTTGATTATGCAGATATAGTGACCACCACAACTCACAAATCGCTTCGTGGCCCACGTGGAGCTATGATCTTCTTCAGGAAGGGGGTGAAGGAAATTAACAAACAAGGAAAAGAG GTGTTGTATGATTATGAGGACAAAATCAACCAAGCAGTGTTCCCTGGACTGCAAGGTGGCCCCCACAACCACACTATTACTGGTTTAGCTGTTGCACTGAAGCAG GCTACAACACTAGAGTACAAAGCATATCAAGAACAGGTTCTCAGTAATTGCTCAAAATTTGCACAG GCTCTGAGTGAGAGGGGCTATGAGCTTGTTTCTGGTGGAACTGAGAATCATCTAGTTTTGGTGAATCTGAAGAACAAG GGTATTGATGGCTCCAGAGTTGAGAAGGTGTTGGAAGCAGTGCACATTGCAGCCAACAAAAACACAGTTCCTGGAGATGTGTCTGCCATGGTTCCTGGTGGCATCAGGATGG GAACTCCTGCTCTCACTTCTAGGGGATTTGTTGAGGAGGATTTTGTTAAGGTAGCAGAATTTTTCGATGCAGCAGTGAATTTGGCTGTGAAGATAAAGGCAGAGAGCAAAG GAACAAAGCTGAAGGATTTCTTAGCCACAATTCAGTCGTCT
- the LOC107642302 gene encoding protein BRICK 1: MARAGGITNAVNVGIAVQADWENREFISHISLNVRRLFDFLVQFEATTKSKLASLNEKLDVLERRLELLEVQVANASANPSLFAT, from the exons aTGGCTCGCGCGGGAGGGATAACGAACGCTGTGAACGTGGGAATAGCAGTGCAAGCCGATTGGGAGAACCGCGAATTCATCTCTCACATTTCCCTCAACGTTCGTCGCCTCTTCGACTTCCTCGTCCAATTCG AGGCTACAACCAAGAGCAAGCTTGCATCGTTGAATGAGAAGCTTGATGTATTGGAGCGTAGGCTGGAACTCCTTGAAGTTCAAGTGGCCAATGCATCAGCCAACCCATCTCTTTTTGCTACATGA
- the LOC107642300 gene encoding probable cytosolic oligopeptidase A yields MRQRERIVVGAVLIANMLMATRLTLTLSTIHRHNPLLRRYSSSIFRPKQFSKSRPCPLWSSSLSFCLDAIHKPTSPTPFAPSHSHSSSSSSSFSVAASSRDDVVEGNPLLQDFEFPPFDAVEAKHVRPAIRTLLRQLEGELEELERNVEPSWPKLVEPLEKIVDSLVVVWGIVNHLKSVKDTSELRSAIEDVQAEKVKFQLKLGQSKPIYNAFKAIRESPDWQTLSEARKRIVESQIKEAVLNGVSLEDDKREQFNKIEQELEKLSQKFEENVLDATKKFEKLITDKKDIEGLPATALGLAAQIAVSKGHENATADNGPWIITLDAPSFIAVMQHARNRSLREEVYRAYITRASTGDLDNTKIIEQILKLRMEKAKLLNYNNYAEISMATKMATVNKAEELLEKLRKVSWDAAVQDMEDLKKFSKNKGALEAHDLKHWDITFWSERLRESKYDINEEELRPYFSLPKVMDGLFNLAKTLFGIEIEPADGLAPVWNTDVRFFRVKDSSGNPIAYFYFDPYSRPSEKKGGAWMGEVVARSRVLSRDGTSARLPIAHMVCNQTPPVGNKPSLMTFREVETVFHEFGHALQHMLTKQDEGLVAGIRGIEWDAVELPSQFMENWCYHRETLMGIAKHFETGESLPEDVYLKLVAARTFRAGSMSLRQIKFASLDLELHTKYVPGGPESIYDVDRRVSERTQVIPPLPEDRFLCSFMHIFAGGYAAGYYSYKWAEVLSADAFSAFEDAGLENNEAVKETGHRFRETVLALGGGKAPLEVFVQFRGREPTPDALLRHNGLLSVAAS; encoded by the exons ATGAGACAAAGAGAGAGAATTGTGGTGGGAGCAGTTCTTATAGCAAACATGCTAATGGCAACTCGCCTCACTCTCACACTCTCCACCATTCACCGCCACAACCCACTTCTAAGGCGTTACTCTTCTTCCATTTTTCGCCCCAAACAATTCTCAAAATCCCGTCCCTGTCCCCTCTGGTCTTCTTCTCTCTCCTTCTGCCTCGACGCAATTCATAAGCCAACTTCGCCAACACCATTCGCTCCTTCTcactctcattcttcttcttcttcttcttcgttctcAGTTGCAGCTTCTTCACGCGACGACGTCGTTGAAGGGAACCCTTTGCTTCAAGACTTTGAGTTCCCGCCGTTCGACGCCGTAGAGGCCAAGCACGTGCGACCCGCAATCCGAACTCTCCTCAGGCAGTTG GAAGGAGAATTGGAGGAACTAGAGCGTAACGTGGAACCTTCGTGGCCGAAGCTGGTGGAACCGTTGGAGAAGATTGTGGATAGTTTGGTTGTTGTTTGGGGCATTGTCAATCACCTCAAGTCTGTGAAGGATACTTCTGAGCTCCGTTCTGCCATTGAAGATGTTCAG GCAGAGAAGGTTAAGTTTCAGCTTAAGCTCGGGCAGAGTAAGCCTATTTATAATGCATTTAAAGCCATTCGAGAGTCACCCGATTGGCAGACCCTGAGTGAGGCTCGCAAACGTATTGTTGAAA GCCAAATAAAGGAGGCGGTTCTTAACGGTGTGTCCCTTGAAGATGATAAAAGAGAACAATTTAACAAAATTGAACAG GAGCTGGAAAAGTTATCACAAAAGTTTGAGGAGAATGTTCTGGATGCAACAAAGAAGTTTGAAAAGCTAATCACAGATAAGAAAGACATTGAAGGGTTACCTGCCACTGCTCTTGGGTTAGCTGCACAAATCGCGGTGTCCAAG GGACATGAAAATGCCACTGCCGATAATGGGCCATGGATAATTACATTGGATGCTCCAAGTTTTATTGCTGTTATGCAACATGCGCGCAATCGTTCTTTGCGTGAGGAAGTCTATCGTGCATATATAACCCGTGCATCTACTGGAGATTTGGACAACACTAAAATAATTGAGcaaattttaaagcttaggatgGAAAAGGCCAAGCTTCTTAACTACAATAACTATGCTGAG ATTAGCATGGCAACCAAAATGGCAACTGTTAATAAAGCAGAAGAACTTCTAGAAAAGCTTAGGAAAGTTTCCTGGGATGCTGCAGTGCAAG ATATGGAAGATCTAAAGAAATTCTCCAAAAATAAGGGTGCATTGGAAGCTCATGATTTGAAACATTGGGACATTACCTTTTGGAGTGAGAGGCTTCGGGAGTCAAAATATGACATTAACGAG GAAGAACTGCGCCCTTACTTTTCTCTGCCAAAGGTTATGGATGGACTCTTTAACCTAGCAAAAACACTCTTTGGCATTGAAATTGAGCCGGCTGATGGTCTAGCTCCG GTTTGGAACACTGATGTCAGGTTCTTTCGCGTGAAAGATTCTTCTGGTAATCCAATTGCGTATTTCTATTTTGATCCTTATAGTCGTCCTTCTGAGAAAAAGGGAGGTGCATGGATGGGTGAAGTTGTCGCTCGTAGTCGCGTATTGTCACGAGATGGTACCTCAGCAAGGTTGCCTATTGCTCACATGGTATGCAATCAAACACCTCCGGTGGGCAACAAGCCAAGTTTGATGACATTCCGTGAG GTTGAGACTGTCTTCCATGAATTTGGCCATGCACTTCAGCATATGCTTACTAAGCAAGATGAGGGTTTGGTTGCTGGTATTAGAGGGATTGAGTGGGATGCTGTTGAATTGCCTTCTCAGTTTATGGAAAACTGGTGTTACCATAG GGAGACACTAATGGGCATTGCAAAGCATTTTGAGACTGGGGAGAGTCTTCCTGAAGATGTATATTTGAAGCTTGTTGCTGCTAGGACTTTTCGTGCTGGGTCTATGAGTCTTCGACAG ATAAAATTTGCTAGCCTAGATCTTGAACTTCATACAAAATATGTTCCAGGTGGACCAGAATCCATCTATGACGTTGATCGCAGAGTTTCTGAGAGAACTCAAGTGATTCCTCCATTACCAGAAGACAGATTCCTTTGCAGCTTCATGCATATATTTGCAG gTGGATATGCTGCTGGATACTATAGTTACAAG TGGGCTGAGGTGTTGTCTGCAGATGCATTCTCAGCATTCGAAGATGCTGGATTGGAAAATAATGAG GCTGTTAAGGAAACAGGCCACAGGTTCCGTGAGACTGTTCTTGCTCTCGGAGGCGGCAAAGCACCACTTGAG GTATTTGTGCAATTCCGTGGAAGAGAACCAACACCAGATGCTTTGCTTAGGCACAATGGCCTACTATCTGTTGCAGCTTCATGA